A window of Tautonia plasticadhaerens contains these coding sequences:
- a CDS encoding sulfatase family protein, producing the protein MPRISPSLALKIVLALAASTPRPSIAIGQDRPPNVVIIFTDDQGYADVGAFGAEGFETPNLDRMAAEGRTFTDFYAAQAVCSASRVALLTGCYPNRVGIQGALGPGSKIGINEQEMTIAELLKPLGYATAIYGKWHLGDAPRFLPTRHGFDDYFGLPYSNDMWPKHPTNPSAYPPLPLIDGETVVETDPDQRNLTTWYTERAVEFIDAHADDPFFLYVPHSMPHVPLFVSDKFAGKSERGMYGDVIMEIDWSVGQILDALRRNGLDEETLVVYTSDNGPWLSYGDHAGSAGPLREGKGTSFDGGQREPTLMRWPGRVPAGSTCSEPAMTIDLLPTIAALTGATPPDHPIDGLDISPLVFGEPDAQSPHDALYFYWGRELQAVRSGRWKLHFPHSYRSLEGEGGTGGRPAPYVQREIGEALFDLRSDVGESTDVKADHPEVVSRLKDLADRARAELGDSATDRQGSGVRPPGRL; encoded by the coding sequence ATGCCCCGGATTTCCCCGAGCCTCGCACTCAAGATCGTGCTCGCCCTCGCGGCCTCGACCCCCCGGCCCTCGATCGCGATCGGCCAGGACCGCCCCCCGAACGTCGTCATCATCTTCACCGACGACCAGGGCTACGCCGACGTCGGCGCCTTCGGTGCCGAGGGCTTCGAGACGCCGAACCTCGACCGCATGGCCGCCGAGGGCCGCACGTTCACCGACTTCTACGCCGCCCAGGCCGTCTGCTCGGCCTCCCGGGTCGCGCTGCTGACCGGCTGCTACCCGAACCGGGTCGGCATCCAGGGCGCCCTCGGGCCGGGCTCGAAGATCGGGATCAATGAGCAGGAGATGACGATCGCCGAGCTGCTCAAGCCACTCGGCTACGCCACCGCGATCTACGGCAAGTGGCACCTCGGCGACGCCCCGAGGTTCCTCCCCACCCGCCACGGGTTCGACGACTACTTCGGCCTCCCCTACTCGAACGACATGTGGCCGAAGCACCCCACCAACCCCTCGGCCTACCCGCCGCTCCCCCTGATCGACGGCGAGACCGTCGTCGAGACCGACCCCGACCAGCGCAACCTCACCACCTGGTACACCGAGCGCGCCGTCGAATTCATCGACGCGCACGCGGATGATCCGTTCTTCCTCTACGTCCCCCACAGCATGCCGCACGTCCCGCTGTTCGTCTCCGACAAGTTCGCCGGCAAGTCGGAGCGGGGGATGTACGGCGACGTGATCATGGAGATCGACTGGTCCGTCGGCCAGATCCTCGACGCCCTCCGCCGCAACGGACTCGACGAGGAGACCCTGGTCGTCTACACCTCCGACAACGGCCCCTGGCTCTCCTACGGGGATCACGCCGGCTCCGCTGGGCCGCTTCGGGAGGGCAAGGGCACCAGCTTCGACGGCGGCCAGCGCGAGCCCACCCTGATGCGGTGGCCCGGCCGCGTCCCCGCCGGCTCGACCTGCTCCGAGCCCGCCATGACCATCGACCTGCTCCCCACCATCGCCGCCCTCACCGGCGCCACCCCGCCCGACCACCCGATCGACGGCCTCGACATCTCTCCCCTCGTCTTCGGCGAGCCCGACGCCCAGTCCCCCCACGACGCCCTCTACTTCTACTGGGGCCGGGAGTTGCAGGCCGTCCGCTCCGGCCGCTGGAAACTCCACTTCCCCCACTCGTACCGCAGCCTCGAGGGGGAAGGTGGAACCGGCGGCCGGCCCGCTCCCTACGTCCAGCGCGAGATCGGCGAGGCCCTGTTCGATCTCCGCTCCGACGTCGGCGAGTCGACCGACGTGAAGGCCGACCACCCCGAGGTCGTCTCCCGCCTCAAGGACCTCGCCGACCGGGCCCGGGCCGAGCTGGGCGACTCCGCCACCGACCGGCAGGGCTCCGGCGTCCGCCCCCCGGGCCGCTTGTGA
- a CDS encoding sulfatase has product MTRLAIALASCLPLPVAPAKAPAPPERPNVLFLAIDDLNDWVGCLSGHPQARTPNLDRLAARGTLFTNAHCQAPLCNPSRTSLLTGLRPSTTGVYGLAPWFRTVEEFDEVVTLPQHFRENGYAALATGKIYHGGYPPEADRPREFDSYGPAAGVGVRPEEKLIGPTPGGDNPLMDWGTFPHRDEDKGDYRVATWAVEQLRSLPDDEPFFLAAGFFLPHVPCYASQRWFDLHPDDSLIMPRVFRGDRQDTPEFSWFLHWYLPEPRLSWLESGGTWRSLVQSYLASTSFVDAQVGRILDALESSGRLDDTVVVLWSDHGYHLGEKEISGKNTLWEPSTRVPLVFAGRGIPAGQACDRPVELLDVFPTLIDLCSLPPRPGRPLEGHSLAPLIEDPQSDRPWPAITTHNQGNHGIRTDRWRFIRYADGSEELYDLEVDPEEWTNLALDPGYEPVLADHRRWLPEVDRPPAPGSQHRVLTYDGTTVIWEGKPIDPAERMP; this is encoded by the coding sequence ATGACGCGGCTCGCGATCGCCCTCGCCTCGTGCCTGCCGCTCCCGGTGGCGCCGGCGAAGGCCCCGGCGCCACCGGAGCGGCCGAACGTCCTGTTCCTCGCCATCGACGACCTGAACGACTGGGTCGGCTGCCTCTCCGGCCACCCGCAGGCGAGGACGCCGAACCTCGACCGCCTGGCCGCCCGGGGGACGCTGTTCACCAACGCCCATTGCCAGGCGCCGCTCTGCAACCCGTCCCGCACCAGCCTCCTGACCGGCCTGCGGCCCTCGACCACCGGCGTCTACGGTCTCGCGCCGTGGTTCCGGACGGTCGAGGAGTTCGACGAGGTCGTCACCCTGCCGCAGCACTTCCGGGAGAACGGCTACGCCGCCCTGGCGACCGGCAAGATCTACCACGGCGGTTATCCCCCCGAGGCCGACCGCCCCCGGGAGTTCGACTCCTACGGCCCCGCCGCCGGCGTGGGCGTCCGTCCCGAGGAGAAGCTCATCGGCCCCACCCCCGGCGGCGACAACCCGCTGATGGACTGGGGCACCTTCCCCCACCGGGACGAGGACAAGGGGGACTACCGGGTGGCGACCTGGGCCGTCGAGCAGCTCCGTTCCCTGCCCGACGACGAGCCCTTCTTCCTCGCCGCCGGGTTCTTCCTGCCGCACGTGCCCTGCTACGCCTCGCAGCGATGGTTCGACCTGCATCCCGATGATTCCCTGATCATGCCCCGCGTCTTCCGGGGCGACCGGCAAGATACCCCCGAGTTCTCCTGGTTCCTGCACTGGTACTTGCCCGAGCCCCGCCTCTCCTGGCTGGAATCCGGCGGCACCTGGCGGTCGCTGGTGCAGTCGTATCTGGCCAGCACCAGTTTCGTCGACGCGCAGGTCGGCCGCATCCTCGACGCCCTGGAGTCCTCCGGCCGCCTGGACGACACCGTCGTCGTGCTCTGGTCCGACCACGGCTACCACCTCGGCGAGAAGGAGATCAGCGGCAAGAACACCCTCTGGGAGCCTTCCACCCGCGTCCCGCTCGTCTTCGCCGGCCGGGGCATCCCGGCCGGGCAGGCCTGCGACCGCCCCGTCGAGCTGCTCGACGTCTTCCCGACCCTCATCGACCTCTGCAGCCTGCCGCCCCGCCCCGGCCGCCCCCTGGAGGGCCACAGCCTCGCCCCCCTGATCGAAGACCCGCAGTCCGATCGCCCCTGGCCGGCGATCACCACCCACAACCAGGGCAACCACGGCATCCGCACCGACCGCTGGCGCTTCATCCGCTACGCCGACGGCTCCGAGGAACTCTACGACCTGGAGGTCGACCCCGAGGAGTGGACCAACCTCGCCCTCGACCCGGGGTACGAACCCGTCCTCGCCGACCACCGCCGATGGCTCCCCGAGGTCGATCGCCCCCCCGCGCCCGGCAGTCAGCACCGCGTCCTCACCTATGACGGCACGACCGTTATCTGGGAAGGCAAGCCCATCGACCCGGCCGAGCGGATGCCCTGA
- a CDS encoding HdeD family acid-resistance protein, protein MTAFPTSSSPLGEAARQELGRIRKNWIWFLVLGILTIVLGVFLIATPLLGSLAAVWMISVLLIAGGIVQFVGAFSTKGWGGFFLSLLAGVLYVGLGVLIVDRPVTALEVLTIVIALSLVIGGLSRIIVAASERFYGWGWTALSGGISLLLGVMIWRQLPTSAFWVIGLFLGIEMLFTGMTWVMLALGLKSLPKPESS, encoded by the coding sequence ATGACCGCATTTCCGACCTCCTCGTCACCCCTGGGCGAGGCCGCCCGCCAGGAACTCGGCCGGATCCGGAAGAACTGGATCTGGTTCCTGGTCCTGGGGATCCTGACCATCGTGCTGGGCGTGTTCCTCATCGCCACCCCGCTGCTCGGCTCGCTGGCGGCCGTCTGGATGATCAGCGTCCTGCTCATCGCCGGCGGCATCGTCCAGTTCGTGGGGGCGTTCTCGACCAAGGGCTGGGGGGGGTTCTTCCTCTCCCTGCTGGCGGGAGTGCTCTACGTCGGCCTCGGCGTCCTCATCGTCGACCGGCCGGTCACCGCGCTGGAAGTCCTGACGATCGTGATCGCCCTCTCCCTGGTCATCGGCGGCCTGTCCCGGATCATCGTCGCCGCCAGCGAGCGGTTCTACGGTTGGGGATGGACGGCCCTCAGCGGGGGGATCTCGCTGCTGCTCGGCGTGATGATCTGGCGGCAATTGCCGACCTCGGCCTTCTGGGTCATCGGCCTGTTCCTCGGCATCGAGATGCTCTTCACCGGCATGACCTGGGTCATGCTCGCCCTGGGCCTGAAGAGCCTGCCGAAGCCCGAGTCGAGCTGA
- a CDS encoding sulfatase family protein — protein sequence MTARLAPPMLLCLLLPTAAAAQGPGLGLPKLGDATPRNVVFILSDDHRFDAMGFMGHPFLETPNMDRLAAGGVHLANAFVTTSLCSPSRASILTGLYAHNHRVVDNNNPVPPGTVFFPQYLQAAGYETAFVGKWHMGGGSDDPRPGFDRWVSFRGQGSYLPGPDGLNVDGVRVPQRGYITDELTDYAVDWLEGRSGDTPFFLYLSHKGVHAEFEPAGRHKGAYDDAEFTPPDTMDPEFEGFRDRPMWVQNQRNSWHGVEFPYHSTLDVSEFYEDYCETLLGVDESIGRVLDTLDAMGVLDETVVIYMGDNGFGFGEHGLIDKRVAYEWSMRVPMLMHCPDLFSPGTRVEQVVANIDVAPTILQAAGLAAPDHFDGRSALGLAAGEDVEWRDSLLYEYYWERNFPHTPTIFALRTDQYKFVRPHGLWDLDELYDLRADPAETTNLVFSPEHQEVLRTLKGRLFDTLEGTGGMTVPIYADRGGSQNLRNADGSPAAEFPEPLLRRVPPDRERP from the coding sequence ATGACGGCCCGACTCGCACCCCCGATGCTCCTCTGCCTCCTGCTCCCGACCGCAGCGGCGGCCCAGGGGCCCGGCCTGGGGTTGCCGAAGCTCGGCGACGCAACGCCGCGCAACGTCGTCTTCATCCTTTCGGACGATCATCGGTTCGACGCAATGGGCTTCATGGGCCACCCGTTCCTGGAGACCCCGAACATGGACCGCCTGGCGGCGGGCGGCGTGCACCTGGCCAACGCCTTCGTCACCACCTCGCTCTGCTCCCCCAGCCGGGCCTCGATCCTCACCGGCCTGTACGCCCACAACCACCGGGTGGTCGACAACAACAACCCCGTCCCGCCCGGCACCGTCTTCTTCCCGCAGTACCTCCAGGCCGCCGGGTATGAGACCGCCTTCGTCGGCAAGTGGCACATGGGAGGGGGCTCGGACGACCCCCGGCCCGGCTTCGACCGCTGGGTCAGCTTCCGGGGCCAGGGCTCCTACCTCCCCGGCCCCGACGGCCTGAACGTCGACGGCGTCCGGGTCCCCCAGCGGGGCTACATCACCGACGAGCTGACCGACTACGCCGTCGACTGGCTCGAGGGCCGATCGGGGGACACGCCCTTCTTCCTCTACCTCTCCCACAAGGGCGTCCACGCCGAGTTCGAGCCCGCCGGGCGCCACAAGGGCGCCTACGACGACGCCGAGTTCACCCCCCCCGACACGATGGACCCCGAGTTCGAGGGGTTCCGGGACCGCCCGATGTGGGTCCAAAACCAGCGGAACAGCTGGCACGGGGTCGAGTTCCCCTACCACAGCACGCTCGACGTCTCCGAGTTCTACGAGGACTACTGCGAGACGCTGCTCGGCGTCGACGAGAGCATCGGCCGGGTGCTCGACACGCTGGACGCGATGGGGGTGCTCGACGAGACGGTGGTGATCTACATGGGGGACAACGGCTTCGGCTTCGGCGAGCACGGCCTGATCGACAAGCGGGTCGCCTACGAGTGGTCCATGCGCGTCCCGATGCTCATGCATTGTCCCGACCTGTTCTCGCCGGGCACGAGGGTCGAGCAGGTCGTCGCCAACATCGACGTCGCCCCCACCATCCTCCAGGCCGCCGGACTCGCCGCCCCCGACCACTTCGACGGCCGCAGCGCGCTCGGGCTCGCCGCCGGGGAGGACGTCGAATGGCGAGACTCGCTGCTCTACGAGTACTACTGGGAGCGGAACTTCCCCCACACGCCGACGATCTTCGCCCTCCGGACCGATCAGTATAAATTCGTCCGCCCCCACGGGCTCTGGGATCTGGACGAGCTGTACGACCTCCGGGCCGACCCCGCCGAGACGACGAACCTGGTCTTCAGCCCCGAGCACCAGGAGGTCCTCCGGACCCTCAAGGGCCGGCTCTTCGACACGCTGGAGGGGACCGGCGGCATGACCGTCCCCATCTATGCCGACCGGGGCGGCTCGCAGAACCTCCGCAACGCCGACGGCTCCCCCGCCGCCGAGTTCCCCGAGCCCCTCCTGCGTCGGGTTCCTCCCGACCGGGAGCGTCCGTGA
- a CDS encoding formylglycine-generating enzyme family protein translates to MSKASKTKSKAKAPAQAAGTGPWWWLLAPVVAVAAVLTLYSGSFFVRSGGAGGSPRSVAESDSSAGRGAAIAPKPAESPSKGKDARPASPEHSIRDATPPGPPPGEGMVWVPGGTYWMGTDDPQFPDAHPVHLVTVDGFWMDRTEVTNAQFREFADATGYETVAERTPSYEEIVAQLPPGQPKPPREQVEPMLEPGSICFSPPDHPVRLDNAMQWWVWQPGASWREPEGPGSNLEGRMDHPVVHVAFEDAIAYAEWAGKRLPTEAEWEFAARGGLDRATYTWGDERHPDGRPMVNNWQGDFPREDTAEDGFAGVAPVAEFPANGFGLHDMAGNVWEWCADWYRPDYYRSSPRSNPPGPEDSIDPMEPGVPKRVQRGGSFMCSDLYCVRYRVGTRGKGAADSGHPHVGFRCVADAGPVE, encoded by the coding sequence GTGTCGAAGGCATCGAAGACCAAGAGCAAGGCCAAGGCCCCGGCACAGGCGGCCGGAACCGGCCCCTGGTGGTGGCTCCTGGCGCCCGTCGTCGCCGTCGCCGCCGTGCTGACCCTCTATTCGGGCTCGTTCTTCGTGCGTTCCGGGGGGGCCGGCGGCTCCCCCCGTTCGGTGGCGGAGTCCGACTCGTCGGCCGGTCGAGGTGCGGCCATCGCCCCGAAGCCGGCCGAGTCCCCCTCGAAGGGGAAGGACGCCCGCCCCGCGAGCCCCGAGCACTCGATCCGAGACGCCACGCCCCCCGGCCCTCCCCCCGGCGAGGGCATGGTCTGGGTCCCCGGCGGCACCTACTGGATGGGCACCGACGACCCCCAGTTCCCCGACGCGCATCCGGTCCACCTCGTCACCGTCGACGGCTTCTGGATGGACCGCACCGAGGTGACCAATGCCCAGTTCCGGGAATTCGCCGACGCCACCGGATATGAGACGGTCGCCGAACGCACCCCCTCCTACGAAGAAATCGTCGCCCAGCTCCCGCCCGGCCAGCCGAAGCCGCCGAGGGAGCAGGTCGAGCCGATGCTGGAACCGGGCTCCATCTGCTTCAGCCCCCCCGACCACCCCGTCCGGCTCGACAACGCCATGCAGTGGTGGGTCTGGCAGCCCGGCGCCAGCTGGAGGGAGCCCGAGGGGCCCGGGTCGAACCTCGAAGGCCGGATGGACCACCCGGTCGTCCACGTCGCCTTCGAGGACGCGATCGCCTACGCCGAGTGGGCCGGCAAGCGCCTGCCCACCGAGGCCGAGTGGGAGTTCGCCGCCCGGGGTGGCCTCGACCGCGCCACCTACACCTGGGGGGACGAGCGCCACCCAGACGGCCGGCCGATGGTCAACAACTGGCAAGGGGACTTCCCCCGAGAGGACACCGCCGAGGACGGCTTCGCCGGCGTCGCCCCCGTCGCCGAGTTCCCCGCCAATGGGTTCGGCCTGCACGACATGGCCGGCAACGTCTGGGAGTGGTGCGCCGACTGGTATCGGCCCGACTACTACCGGTCCAGCCCCCGGAGCAACCCGCCCGGCCCCGAGGACTCGATCGACCCGATGGAGCCCGGCGTCCCCAAGCGTGTCCAGCGAGGAGGCTCGTTCATGTGCAGCGACCTCTATTGCGTCCGCTACCGGGTCGGCACCCGGGGCAAGGGGGCGGCCGACAGCGGCCACCCCCACGTCGGCTTCCGGTGCGTCGCCGACGCGGGCCCGGTGGAGTGA
- a CDS encoding hybrid sensor histidine kinase/response regulator, whose protein sequence is MPTEHALDGLGRLFQANPASVPFLLASAVSAWAAWLVWRRREEPTAPPLLATLLAEVFWAGCEGIEALLVDPAAQVVLYSLKIASVALVAPSILIFVLEYTGTGAGTSPRFVAGVYFVPAVVIGLLATNRHHGMMFERFGETEVRGFVLMDPVYGDAFWGHMVYAYALLALSAGLLAHASTRLSGLLRVQVLMVMIGVLTPFLTNVADMMGLLPEPYRQYDLTAAVFGMTGMLGLFALNRFHLVDVAPVRFARIVQEMLDAIIVLDAGGRVVGVNRAALRLIGKDEGRVIGRGVEALPSWLGLSGRGAPEEDGAELAFEVTSGDAPGATFDVRISRMTRGRSWSQLVVIRDISEKARADAERTARIAAEQANQAKDAFLAKLSHELRTPLTPVLATVSTELDHGPVPEDLRASLELIRRNVLLEARLVDDLLDLSRITMGKLRLSLSPVDVHSVLRRAVDLCKDGIRDAGMFVVEELDASRPHVLGDATRLQQVFWNLISNACRASPPGSRLTLRTSDREGELVAIEFRDEGTGIASDHLETIFDSFAQGDPSQGRGSPGLGLGLSIGRSIVDAHGGRLVAESPGPGRGATFRVELRSVPEPAAPALPLTPTGDPSNRPGPGGDGRGACSVLLVEDNRDSLRALSRSLGRLGYSVRTADSFRSALRAAGEGGYDVLVSDLELGDGSGLDLLQQLGTDRSAPAIALTGYGTEEDRARCLSAGFDLHMVKPVVAAQLDEAIRSVLPTRGE, encoded by the coding sequence ATGCCGACCGAGCACGCCCTGGATGGCCTCGGCCGCCTGTTCCAGGCCAATCCGGCCTCGGTCCCGTTCCTGCTGGCCTCGGCCGTCTCGGCCTGGGCGGCCTGGCTCGTCTGGCGGAGGAGGGAGGAGCCGACGGCGCCCCCCCTGCTGGCCACCCTGCTCGCCGAGGTCTTCTGGGCCGGCTGCGAGGGGATCGAGGCGCTGCTGGTCGACCCGGCCGCCCAGGTCGTCCTCTACAGCCTCAAGATCGCCTCGGTCGCCCTGGTGGCGCCCTCGATCCTGATCTTCGTGCTGGAGTACACCGGTACCGGCGCCGGTACGTCGCCCAGGTTCGTGGCGGGGGTCTACTTCGTCCCGGCCGTCGTGATCGGCCTGCTGGCGACGAACCGCCACCATGGCATGATGTTCGAGCGGTTCGGCGAGACCGAGGTCCGGGGATTCGTCCTCATGGATCCGGTTTACGGCGACGCCTTCTGGGGCCACATGGTCTACGCCTACGCCTTGCTGGCCCTCTCGGCCGGGCTGCTGGCCCACGCGTCGACCCGGCTGAGCGGCCTGCTGCGGGTCCAGGTGCTGATGGTGATGATCGGGGTGCTCACGCCGTTCTTGACCAACGTGGCGGACATGATGGGCCTGCTCCCCGAGCCCTACCGCCAGTATGACCTGACGGCGGCCGTCTTCGGGATGACGGGGATGCTCGGCCTCTTCGCCCTGAACCGCTTCCACCTGGTCGACGTGGCCCCGGTCCGCTTCGCCCGGATCGTCCAGGAGATGCTCGACGCGATCATCGTGCTCGACGCCGGGGGCCGGGTCGTCGGCGTAAACCGGGCGGCGCTCCGGCTGATTGGCAAGGACGAGGGGCGGGTGATCGGCCGGGGGGTCGAGGCCCTCCCCTCCTGGCTCGGGCTCTCCGGCCGGGGTGCCCCGGAGGAGGACGGGGCCGAGCTGGCCTTCGAGGTGACCTCGGGGGATGCCCCGGGCGCCACCTTCGATGTGCGGATTTCCCGGATGACCCGGGGGCGTTCCTGGAGCCAGCTGGTCGTCATCCGGGACATCTCGGAGAAGGCCCGGGCCGACGCCGAGCGTACCGCCCGGATCGCCGCCGAGCAGGCCAACCAGGCCAAGGACGCTTTCCTCGCCAAGCTGAGCCACGAGTTGAGGACCCCGCTCACCCCCGTCCTGGCCACCGTCTCGACCGAGCTGGACCACGGCCCGGTGCCCGAGGATCTCAGGGCGTCCCTGGAACTGATCCGTCGCAACGTCCTGCTGGAGGCCCGCCTGGTCGATGACCTGCTGGACCTCAGCCGGATCACCATGGGAAAGCTCCGCCTGAGCCTGTCGCCGGTCGACGTGCACTCGGTCCTCCGACGGGCCGTGGACCTCTGCAAGGATGGCATCCGAGACGCTGGGATGTTCGTCGTCGAGGAGTTGGACGCGTCTCGGCCCCACGTCCTGGGGGACGCGACCCGGTTGCAGCAGGTCTTCTGGAACCTGATCAGCAACGCCTGCCGGGCCTCACCGCCGGGCTCTCGCCTGACCCTCCGGACGTCCGACCGCGAGGGCGAACTCGTCGCGATCGAGTTCCGGGACGAGGGAACGGGGATCGCGTCGGACCACCTGGAGACGATCTTCGACTCCTTCGCCCAGGGGGATCCGAGCCAGGGCCGGGGGAGCCCTGGTCTCGGCCTCGGGCTGTCCATCGGCCGTTCGATCGTCGACGCCCACGGCGGGAGGCTCGTCGCCGAGAGCCCGGGGCCGGGCCGGGGGGCCACCTTTCGAGTCGAGCTTCGGAGCGTCCCCGAGCCCGCGGCCCCTGCCCTCCCCCTGACACCGACCGGCGACCCCTCCAATCGTCCCGGGCCTGGCGGCGACGGCCGGGGGGCATGCTCGGTCCTGCTGGTCGAGGACAACCGAGACTCGCTCCGGGCCCTCTCCCGGTCGCTCGGCCGGCTCGGCTACTCGGTCCGGACTGCCGACAGCTTTCGCTCGGCGCTCCGGGCCGCCGGCGAGGGCGGCTACGACGTGCTGGTCAGCGACCTGGAGCTGGGGGACGGCAGCGGGCTGGACCTGTTGCAGCAACTCGGGACCGACCGGTCCGCCCCGGCCATCGCCCTGACCGGCTACGGGACCGAGGAGGACCGGGCCCGCTGCCTCTCGGCCGGATTCGACCTGCACATGGTCAAGCCCGTCGTCGCGGCGCAACTCGACGAGGCGATCCGATCCGTGCTCCCGACCCGGGGCGAGTGA
- a CDS encoding Gfo/Idh/MocA family protein yields the protein MIDATTPPNRADRPSRRRFIRTVAGSAAGLIAAPAIVRGRNLNEKLDIAVIAAGGRGGHNLQQVSSENIVALCDVYEPAVARAARLHPHAKRFSDFRRLYDEAGGFDAVVVSTPEHTHAAAALPALALGKHVYLEKPLSYNVHEARVLREAAAKAGVATQMGTQIHASENYRRVVELIRSGVIGPVREAHVWVSRAWGRQSPEDAEKNRDIVSVLERPSDSSPIPEGLNWDLWVGPAPARPFHEVYWPGPKWYRWWDFGNGTMSDLGSHWNDLPFWALDLKAPLTIEAFGPPPHPEIAPASMKAVYEYGPRGDQPPVTLSWYQGTARPDLWDEGKIPQWENGHLFVGEKGMLLSDYGKHVLLPEEEFEGVTGPEPFLTRPSSHHAEWIDACKTGSPTGSNFEYAGWLTEANHLGNVAYRVGRKIEWDAEGMRVTNAPEAEPFIRREYRDGWSLG from the coding sequence ATGATCGACGCGACGACTCCGCCGAACCGGGCCGATCGGCCCTCGCGACGGCGATTCATCCGGACCGTGGCCGGCTCGGCCGCCGGCCTGATCGCCGCCCCGGCGATTGTCCGGGGCCGGAACCTCAACGAGAAGCTCGACATCGCCGTCATCGCCGCCGGCGGCCGGGGCGGCCACAACCTCCAGCAGGTCTCCTCCGAAAACATCGTCGCGCTTTGCGACGTTTACGAGCCCGCCGTCGCCCGAGCCGCCCGGCTGCACCCGCACGCCAAGCGGTTCTCCGACTTCCGCAGGCTCTACGACGAGGCGGGCGGCTTCGACGCCGTCGTCGTCAGCACCCCCGAGCACACCCACGCCGCCGCCGCCCTGCCCGCGCTGGCGTTGGGCAAGCATGTCTATCTGGAGAAGCCCCTCTCCTACAACGTCCACGAGGCCCGCGTCCTCCGGGAGGCCGCGGCGAAGGCCGGCGTCGCCACGCAGATGGGCACGCAGATCCACGCCAGCGAGAACTATCGCCGCGTGGTGGAGCTGATCCGGTCCGGCGTCATCGGCCCGGTGCGCGAGGCACATGTCTGGGTCTCCCGGGCCTGGGGCCGGCAGTCCCCCGAGGACGCGGAGAAGAATCGGGACATCGTCTCGGTGCTGGAGCGGCCGAGCGATTCGTCGCCGATCCCCGAGGGGCTGAATTGGGATCTCTGGGTCGGCCCCGCGCCGGCTCGCCCCTTCCACGAGGTCTACTGGCCGGGGCCGAAGTGGTACCGATGGTGGGACTTCGGCAACGGCACCATGAGCGACCTGGGCAGCCACTGGAACGACCTCCCCTTCTGGGCGCTGGACCTGAAGGCCCCGCTGACGATCGAGGCATTCGGCCCGCCCCCGCACCCCGAGATCGCGCCGGCGTCGATGAAGGCCGTTTATGAGTACGGCCCGCGCGGCGACCAGCCGCCGGTGACCCTCTCCTGGTACCAGGGCACGGCTAGGCCCGACCTCTGGGACGAGGGCAAGATCCCGCAGTGGGAGAACGGCCACCTGTTCGTCGGCGAGAAGGGGATGCTGCTGTCCGACTACGGCAAGCACGTCCTGCTCCCCGAGGAGGAGTTCGAGGGGGTGACCGGCCCCGAGCCCTTCCTCACCCGCCCCAGCAGCCACCACGCCGAGTGGATCGACGCCTGCAAGACCGGGTCGCCGACCGGCTCGAACTTCGAATACGCCGGCTGGCTGACCGAGGCGAACCACCTGGGGAATGTCGCCTACCGGGTCGGCCGGAAGATCGAGTGGGATGCCGAGGGGATGCGCGTGACCAACGCCCCCGAGGCCGAACCGTTCATCCGCCGCGAGTACCGAGACGGCTGGTCGCTCGGCTGA
- a CDS encoding VanZ family protein — protein MTPRALPAISWTGLIFVLCLAPQSWLGTVGQAGEPSWLDQLFGVIPTDKVLHSGMFAVFALLWRWSGASRARILAGGLAVAVLSELGQSIPGLDRSSDLADLLADLAGLGLALAICPPRRTPARDPVPDPAESPEPGRV, from the coding sequence ATGACGCCCCGAGCCCTGCCGGCGATCTCCTGGACCGGCCTCATCTTCGTCCTCTGCCTGGCCCCCCAATCGTGGCTCGGCACCGTGGGGCAGGCCGGAGAGCCGTCGTGGCTGGACCAGCTCTTCGGCGTGATCCCGACCGACAAGGTGCTGCACTCGGGGATGTTCGCCGTCTTCGCCCTCCTCTGGCGGTGGTCGGGCGCGTCGAGGGCCCGGATCCTGGCCGGCGGCCTGGCCGTGGCGGTCCTCAGCGAACTCGGCCAGTCGATCCCCGGCCTCGATCGCTCGAGCGACCTGGCCGACCTGCTCGCCGACCTCGCCGGCCTGGGACTCGCCCTGGCGATCTGCCCCCCGAGACGGACGCCGGCCCGGGATCCGGTCCCCGACCCTGCCGAGTCCCCCGAACCGGGCCGGGTGTGA